The following nucleotide sequence is from Aphelocoma coerulescens isolate FSJ_1873_10779 chromosome 9, UR_Acoe_1.0, whole genome shotgun sequence.
cctcttgcctcgccgtccCACGGCTTCTGCCAATTGACAACACGTTCAGGCCtgagaagctccagctcctgaagggaaccGCACCCAACAGGGAGATCCTCAAACCACCGCCCACACACCACCCCAACCCAgctgcccaaaaccctcccGCTTCAGCTTGACTCACCATCGCGACGTCCGGCGCAGTCCCACGTGGTACTGGGAgccaggccctctgggcaaatgaAGCTGGGCATGCAAAGCAGCGGCCATAGAGGCTGTACCCCTGCTTATAGGGGGCTCAAGCCGCTGCCTGGACTGCAAAGTGCCTGGGACTCCAGAGCACTGGCCCCGActtacagggcagccctggtccccaaggcctacggaggctccttctctccagttctggggcactccccactaaggggacgctcgccccacgcaggctgccagctgaagggggcacaaaggctcccagacccacagcccGCTTACAGGCCGGTCGACACCCAGGGGGCCACAGAGCTCGGCCTTCCCCCACGGTGACGGGAACGAGACTCTGCAGTCAGGCAGTCGAGCTGACGGCCTAAAGccgaggggccgggaccccagccctgagtACAGGGAGGGCACACGCCCGGCCCCGTGACTCCTGGCCCCACGCCTCTGAAAGGCTGGGGCCAGGGATACCCGCCTGATTACAGGGGGTCCCTCCAACCGCCCGCCGAGGGCGGGGGACGCACACAACCCCACTTAGAGGGccgccccccgcagcccggcacccccaacaagcaccacagagcacaggctccGGCCTGCGCCCTGAGTACAGGGCCGGCCGGAGCCTGGCCGCGGTGTGGCAACACAGGCGtctgcaggagccctgggagcctcctcaacaagggaagcagggaggccacaccagcccaaaaCAGGGCCAAAGGCGGGACTACGCCCTGCGGCACAGCACTTCTTAAACCCGCAGCCTCGCAAGGGCCAGGGAGTGCTCGTTCCTGTCACCTggctaaagcagcctccctaggcctgctcacagggacctggggctgctcctggggacaaAGGGCTCCACAAGGCCGTGACACGCACCCCGAGTACAGGGCCGGCACGCTGGCAggtcaccagcaggactggaggCCACGCAGCATACGCAGAGACCCAGGCCCTGGCTACGGGCGGGTCACGCTGCCCACACTACCGCTAAGCGGCTGCGCTCCGTCCTCAGAAAGCAGGAGCAAGGCCGGACGGTTTCTCCACCCGTGCGTTTCTGGGGACCTCccagtggctgcacagagctcctctttccctcctgggaagtCTAAGCTACGCTGCTCTGTGTCTAAAGGGGGGCCAAAGCACAAGCACGCTTGCTCACGCACACCAACTAAGGGGAGAcaggggaggggaagacagtcccagaagagggagcaagttctGTGCAGCCAACCTGCTGGGGAGCCATCCCTACCGCTGAGCGGGAGAGGAAAGCATCAGACCTGCCCCCGCACTGTGGGGAGGGTACAGGGGCCTCGACACGCCGAGGCgcctcagggctggcacagggacgaAGGCTGTGACGCGCCCCGAGTACAGGGGGTCACGCTGGCCGCGGGCCAGCGGCAGGCAgacagctgccggggctggggaaaaggccctgccctgcatagagggtgggctgggggccgggagagctctgcttcccccctcAGGTGCGGAGACAGGGGCTCTCACCCTCCTTACAGGGTTGTCCCTCTCTCCGGGCAGCCAAAGGAGCACAACGGCAAAAGGCCTACGACGGcaaagaccagccctgctcccagggaggtcgCCCAGCGCAAAGCCACCCGCGGCACCCAGAaagtgccctggccatgccaggaaggccctttgcccagagggcctctcgtgccccctcttcagctccaacctccctcttgcctcgccgttccactcttgagctcgaagccgctgctcctcttgcctcgccgttccactcttgagctcgaagccgccgCTCCTCTTgttccctcttgcctcgccgttccactcttgagctcgaagccgccgCTCCTCTTgttccctcttgcctcgccgttccactcttgagctcgaagccgctgctcctcttgctccctcttgcctcgccgtccCACGGCTTCTGCCAATTGACAACACGTTCAGGCCtgagaagctccagctcctgaagggaaccGCACCCAACAGGGAGATCCTCAAACCACCGCCCACACACCACCCCAACCCAgctgcccaaaaccctcccGCTTCAGCTTGACTCACCATCGCGACGTCCGGCGCAGTCCCACGTGGTACTGGGAgccaggccctctgggcaaatgaAGCTGGGCATGCAAAGCAGCGGCCATAGAGGCTGTACCCCTGCTTATAGGGGGCTCAAGCCGCTGCCTGGACTGCAAAGTGCCTGGGACTCCAGAGCACTGGCCCCGActtacagggcagccctggtccccaaggcctacggaggctccttctctccagttctggggcactccccactaaggggacgctcgccccacgcaggctgccagctgaagggggcacaaaggctcccagacccacagcccGCTTACAGGCCGGTCGACACCCAGGGGGCCACAGAGCTCGGCCTTCCCCCACGGTGACGGGAACGAGACTCTGCAGTCAGGCAGTCGAGCTGACGGCCTAAAGccgaggggccgggaccccagccctgagtACAGGGAGGGCACACGCCCGGCCCCGTGACTCCTGGCCCCACGCCTCTGAAAGGCTGGGGCCAGGGATACCCGCCTGATTACAGGGGGTCCCTCCAACCGCCCGCCGAGGGCGGGGGACGCACACAACCCCACTTAGAGGGccgccccccgcagcccggcacccccaacaagcaccacagagcacaggctccGGCCTGCGCCCTGAGTACAGGGCCGGCCGGAGCCTGGCCGCGGTGTGGCAACACAGGCGtctgcaggagccctgggagcctcctcaacaagggaagcagggaggccacaccagcccaaaaCAGTGCCAAAGGCGGGACTACGCCCTGCGGCACAGCACTTCTTAAACCCGCAGCCTCGCAAGGGCCAGGGAGTGCTCGTTCCTGTCACCTggctaaagcagcctccctaggcctgctcacagggacctggggctgctcctggggacaaAGGGCTCCACAAGGCCGTGACACGCACCCCGAGTACAGGGCCGGCACGCTGGCAggtcaccagcaggactggaggCCACGCAGCATACGCAGAGACCCAGGCCCTGGCTACGGGCGGGTCACGCTGCCCACACTACCGCTAAGCGGCTGCGCTCCGTCCTCAGAAAGCAGGAGCAAGGCCGGACGGTTTCTCCACCCGTACGTTTCTGGGGACCTCccagtggctgcacagagctcctctttccctcctgggaagtCTAAGCTACGCTGCTCTGTGTCTAAAGGGGGGCCAAAGCACAAGCACGCTTGCTCACGCACACCAACTAAGGGGAGAcaggggaggggaagacagtcccagaagagggagcaagttctGTGCAGCCAACCTGCTGGGGAGCCATCCCTACCGCTGAGCGGGAGAGGAAAGCATCAGACCTGCCCCCGCACTGTGGGGAGGGTACAGGGGCCTCGACACGCCGAGGCgcctcagggctggcacagggacgaAGGCTGTGACGCGCCCCGAGTACAGGGGGTCACGCTGGCCGCGGGCCAGCGGCAGGCAgacagctgccggggctggggaaaaggccctgccctgcatagagggtgggctgggggccgggagagctctgcttcccccctcAGGTGCGGAGACAGGGGCTCTCACCCTCCTTACAGGGTTGTCCCTCTCTCCGGGCAGCCAAAGGAGCACAACGGCAAAAGGCCTACGACGGcaaagaccagccctgctcccagggaggtcgCCCAGCGCAAAGCCACCCGCGGCACCCAGAaagtgccctggccatgccaggaaggccctttgcccagagggcctctcgtgccccctcttcagctccaacctccctcttgcctcgccgttccactcttgagctcgaagccgctgctcctcttgctccctcttgcctcgccgtccCACGGCTTCTGCCAATTGACAACACGTTCAGGCCtgagaagctccagctcctgaagggaaccGCACCCAACAGGGAGATCCTCAAACCACCGCCCACACACCACCCCAACCCAgctgcccaaaaccctcccGCTTCAGCTTGACTCACTATCGCGACGTCCGGCGCAGTCCCACGTGGTACTGGGAgccaggccctctgggcaaatgaAGCTGGGCATGCAAAGCAGCGGCCATAGAGGCTGTACCCCTGCTTATAGGGGGCTCAAGCCGCTGCCTGGACTGCAAAGTGCCTGGGACTCCAGAGCACTGGCCCCGActtacagggcagccctggtccccaaggcctacggaggctccttctctccagttctggggcactccccactaaggggacgctcgccccacgcaggctgccagctgaagggggcacaaaggctcccagacccacagcccGCTTACAGGCCGGTCGACACCCAGGGGGCCACAGAGCTCGGCCTTCCCCCACGGTGACGGGAACGAGACTCTGCAGTCAGGCAGTCGAGCTGACGGCCTAAAGccgaggggccgggaccccagccctgagtACAGGGAGGGCACACGCCCGGCCCCGTGACTCCTGGCCCCACGCCTCTGAAAGGCTGGGGCCAGGGATACCCGCCTGATTACAGGGGGTCCCTCCAACCGCCCGCCGAGGGCGGGGGACGCACACAACCCCACTTAGAGGGccgccccccgcagcccggcacccccaacaagcaccacagagcacaggctccGGCCTGCGCCCTGAGTACAGGGCCGGCCGGAGCCTGGCCGCGGTGTGGCAACACAGGCGtctgcaggagccctgggagcctcctcaacaagggaagcagggaggccacaccagcccaaaaCAGTGCCAAAGGCGGGACTACGCCCTGCGGCACAGCACTTCTTAAACCCGCAGCCTCGCAAGGGCCAGGGAGTGCTCGTTCCTGTCACCTggctaaagcagcctccctaggcctgctcacagggacctggggctgctcctggggacaaAGGGCTCCACAAGGCCGTGACACGCACCCCGAGTACAGGGCCGGCACGCTGGCAggtcaccagcaggactggaggCCACGCAGCATACGCAGAGACCCAGGCCCTGGCTACGGGCGGGTCACGCTGCCCACACTACCGCTAAGCGGCTGCGCTCCGTCCTCAGAAAGCAGGAGCAAGGCCGGACGGTTTCTCCACCCGTGCGTTTCTGGGGACCTCccagtggctgcacagagctcctctttccctcctgggaagtCTAAGCTACGCTGCTCTGTGTCTAAAGGGGGGCCAAAGCACAAGCACGCTTGCTCACGCACACCAACTAAGGGGAGAcaggggaggggaagacagtcccagaagagggagcaagttctGTGCAGCCAACCTGCTGGGGAGCCATCCCTACCGCTGAGCGGGAGAGGAAAGCATCAGACCTGCCCCCGCACTGTGGGGAGGGTACAGGGGCCTCGACACGCCGAGGCgcctcagggctggcacagggacgaAGGCTGTGACGCGCCCCGAGTACAGGGGGTCACGCTGGCCGCGGGCCAGCGGCAGGCAgacagctgccggggctggggaaaaggccctgccctgcatagagggtgggctgggggccgggagagctctgcttcccccctcAGGTGCGGAGACAGGGGCTCTCACCCTCCTTACAGGGTTGTCCCTCTCTCCGGGCAGCCAAAGGAGCACAACGGCAAAAGGCCTACGACGGcaaagaccagccctgctcccagggaggtcgCCCAGCGCAAAGCCACCCGCGGCACCCAGAaagtgccctggccatgccaggaaggccctttgcccagagggcctctcgtgccccctcttcagctccaacctccctcttgcctcgccgttccactcttgagctcgaagccgctgctcctcttgcctcgccgttccactcttgagctcgaagccgccgCTCCTCTTgttccctcttgcctcgccgttccactcttgagctcgaagccgccgCTCCTCTTgttccctcttgcctcgccgttccactcttgagctcgaagccgctgctcctcttgctccctcttgcctcgccgtccCACGGCTTCTGCCAATTGACAACACGTTCAGGCCtgagaagctccagctcctgaagggaaccGCACCCAACAGGGAGATCCTCAAACCACCGCCCACACACCACCCCAACCCAgctgcccaaaaccctcccGCTTCAGCTTGACTCACCATCGCGACGTCCGGCGCAGTCCCACGTGGTACTGGGAgccaggccctctgggcaaatgaAGCTGGGCATGCAAAGCAGCGGCCATAGAGGCTGTACCCCTGCTTATAGGGGGCTCAAGCCGCTGCCTGGACTGCAAAGTGCCTGGGACTCCAGAGCACTGGCCCCGActtacagggcagccctggtccccaaggcctacggaggctccttctctccagttctggggcactccccactaaggggacgctcgccccacgcaggctgccagctgaagggggcacaaaggctcccagacccacagcccGCTTACAGGCCGGTCGACACCCAGGGGGCCACAGAGCTCGGCCTTCCCCCACGGTGACGGGAACGAGACTCTGCAGTCAGGCAGTCGAGCTGACGGCCTAAAGccgaggggccgggaccccagccctgagtACAGGGAGGGCACACGCCCGGCCCCGTGACTCCTGGCCCCACGCCTCTGAAAGGCTGGGGCCAGGGATACCCGCCTGATTACAGGGGGTCCCTCCAACCGCCCGCCGAGGGCGGGGGACGCACACAACCCCACTTAGAGGGccgccccccgcagcccggcacccccaacaagcaccacagagcacaggctccGGCCTGCGCCCTGAGTACAGGGCCGGCCGGAGCCTGGCCGCGGTGTGGCAACACAGGCGtctgcaggagccctgggagcctcctcaacaagggaagcagggaggccacaccagcccaaaaCAGGGCCAAAGGCGGGACTACGCCCTGCGGCACAGCACTTCTTAAACCCGCAGCCTCGCAAGGGCCAGGGAGTGCTCGTTCCTGTCACCTggctaaagcagcctccctaggcctgctcacagggacctggggctgctcctggggacaaAGGGCTCCACAAGGCCGTGACACGCACCCCGAGTACAGGGCCGGCACGCTGGCAggtcaccagcaggactggaggCCACGCAGCATACGCAGAGACCCAGGCCCTGGCTACGGGCGGGTCACGCTGCCCACACTACCGCTAAGCGGCTGCGCTCCGTCCTCAGAAAGCAGGAGCAAGGCCGGACGGTTTCTCCACCCGTGCGTTTCTGGGGACCTCccagtggctgcacagagctcctctttccctcctgggaagtCTAAGCTACGCTGCTCTGTGTCTAAAGGGGGGCCAAAGCACAAGCACGCTTGCTCACGCACACCAACTAAGGGGAGAcaggggaggggaagacagtcccagaagagggagcaagttctGTGCAGCCAACCTGCTGGGGAGCCATCCCTACCGCTGAGCGGGAGAGGAAAGCATCAGACCTGCCCCCGCACTGTGGGGAGGGTACAGGGGCCTCGACACGCCGAGGCgcctcagggctggcacagggacgaAGGCTGTGACGCGCCCCGAGTACAGGGGGTCACGCTGGCCGCGGGCCAGCGGCAGGCAgacagctgccggggctggggaaaaggccctgccctgcatagagggtgggctgggggccgggagagctctgcttcccccctcAGGTGCGGAGACAGGGGCTCTCACCCTCCTTACAGGGTTGTCCCTCTCTCCGGGCAGCCAAAGGAGCACAACAGCAAAAGGCCTACGACGGcaaagaccagccctgctcccagggaggtcgCCCAGCGCAAAGCCACCCGCGGCACCCAGAaagtgccctggccatgccaggaaggccctttgcccagagggcctctcgtgccccctcttcagctccaacctccctcttgcctcgccgttccactcttgagctcgaagccgctgctcctcttgcctcgccgttccactcttgagctcgaagccgccgCTCCTCTTgttccctcttgcctcgccgttccactcttgagctcgaagccgccgCTCCTCTTgttccctcttgcctcgccgttccactcttgagctcgaagccgctgctcctcttgctccctcttgcctcgccgtccCACGGCTTCTGCCAATTGACAACACGTTCAGGCCtgagaagctccagctcctgaagggaaccGCACCCAACAGGGAGATCCTCAAACCAC
It contains:
- the LOC138114856 gene encoding collagen alpha-1(I) chain-like: MKLGMQSSGHRGCTPAYRGLKPLPGLQSAWDSRALAPTYRAALVPKAYGGSFSPVLGHSPLRGRSPHAGCQLKGAQRLPDPQPAYRPVDTQGATELGLPPRGSLQPPAEGGGRTQPHLEGRPPQPGTPNKHHRAQAPACALSTGPAGAWPRCGNTGVCRSPGSLLNKGSREATPAQNRAKGGTTPCGTALLKPAASQGPGSARSCHLAKAASLGLLTGTWGCSWGQRAPQGRDTHPEYRAGTLAGHQQDWRPRSIRRDPGPGYGRVTLPTLPLSGCAPSSESRSKAGRFLHPCVSGDLPVAAQSSSFPPGKSKLRCSVSKGGPKHKHACSRTPTKGRQGRGRQSQKREQVLCSQPAGEPSLPLSGRGKHQTCPRTVGRVQGPRHAEAPQGWHRDEGCDAPRVQGVTLAAGQRQADSCRGWGKGPALHRGWAGGRESSASPLRGLKPLPGLQSAWDSRALAPTYRAALVPKAYGGSFSPVLGHSPLRGRSPHAGCQLKGAQRLPDPQPAYRPVDTQGATELGLPPRGSLQPPAEGGGRTQPHLEGRPPQPGTPNKHHRAQAPACALSTGPAGAWPRCGNTGVCRSPGSLLNKGSREATPAQNSAKGGTTPCGTALLKPAASQGPGSARSCHLAKAASLGLLTGTWGCSWGQRAPQGRDTHPEYRAGTLAGHQQDWRPRSIRRDPGPGYGRVTLPTLPLSGCAPSSESRSKAGRFLHPYVSGDLPVAAQSSSFPPGKSKLRCSVSKGGPKHKHACSRTPTKGRQGRGRQSQKREQVLCSQPAGEPSLPLSGRGKHQTCPRTVGRVQGPRHAEAPQGWHRDEGCDAPRVQGVTLAAGQRQADSCRGWGKGPALHRGWAGGRESSASPLRCGDRGSHPPYRVVPLSGQPKEHNGKRPTTAKTSPAPREVAQRKATRGTQKVPWPCQEGPLPRGPLVPPLQLQPPSCLAVPLLSSKPLLLLLPLASPSHGFCQLTTRSGLRSSSS